CGTTCCTGCGCGAGCCGCATGCGTCGCGCATGGGCTTTTTGAAAGGTTCACCACAGGAACACCTGACGCAGCCGCTGGCGGATTACATCACGCGCAAGGGCGGACGCATCCGCGTCAACTGCAATGTCAAGACGCTCATCCTCGATGAACGTCGCCGAATCGCCGGCGTCGAACTCATCACTGGCGAGCGCGTCACCGGCGACTACTACCTGACGGCGCTTCCGATTCACAAACTCCAGCGCGTCATCCCGTCGGAACTCAAGGAAGACCCCTTCTTTGGCAATCTCGATCAGTTTGAAGGGGTGCCGGTTGTGACGGTGCAGATGTGGTTCGACCGGCAGATTTCGTTTATTGACAACATCCTGTTCTGTCCTGACGGCATTATCCCGGTCTACGCCGATTTCGGTAACACGACGCCGGAGTACTTCCTCGACCAGAAAGCCGAAATGGCGCAGCGCCGCTCGCGGATGGAGTTCGTTGTCGCGCCAGCGCGCGATATCATCGGACAAAGCGACGAAGAAATCATTGGGCGCGTCTGGGAGGATGTGAAGTCGTGCTTCCCAAACACGGCCCCAAAAGCAAAGGTGACTAAGGCCGTTGTCGTACGCATTCCGCAGTCGGTGTTTGCCACCAAGCCGGGCATTGACCGCCTGCGTCCGACGCAGAAGACGCCCGTGCCGAACCTCTTCCTCGCAGGTGGCTACACGCAACAGCGGTTTTACGACAGCATGGAAGGGGCTGTGTCAAGCGGACGACGGGCGGCGGCGGCGATTCTTGAGGCGCATCGCGCCACAGGCGCATTGGCGCGTGCGTGAGTCTTTCAAGATGACAGCCTCCAACAACGCATCTTGCGTGTCGCTGCCGCGACTGTCGGCCCTTGTAGCTTGGCTGCTGGCGGCGGCGGTCACGCTAACTGTAGGACAAACACGCAACCTTGAAACCGTTGACATCCTCGTGCGCGGCGGAACGGTTGTCACCATGGACGCGCAACGGCGGGTCATTCCCAACGGCTTTCTGGCGGTGCGCGGCGAGCGCATCGTCGCCGTCGGCGAGGCGGCCGAGGCCGCGCGCTACCGGGCCAAAACCGTGATTGAGGCGGACGGCAAGGCGGTGCTGCCGGGTCTCATCAACGCCCACACGCACGCCCCGATGACGCTCTTTCGCGGCCTCGCCGACGACCTGCCGCTTCAGGCATGGCTGACGCAATTCATTTTTCCGGCGGAAGCCAAAAACGTCACCCGCGAGATGGTACGCGCCGGGACACGCTTGGCCTGTCTGGAGATGATTCGCAGCGGGACCACCTGCTTCGTGGACATGTACTACTTCGAGGGCGACATCGCCGAGGTGACGGAGGCCGCCGGACTGCGTGCCGTTCTGGGTCAGACCGTCATTGATTTTCCTGTCCCCGACGCGCTGACGCCGCAGATAGGTGTGGAAAACGCCGAGCGGTTCATCCAAAAGTACAAGACGGGACATCCGCTCATCACGCCGGCCGTCGCGCCGCATGCGCCCTACACTTGCGCGCCGGAAACGCTCGCAGCGTGTCGCAAGCTCGCCGACAAGCACGGCGTACCGCTCGTGACGCATCTCGCAGAAGCCGATACCGAAACGCAGACCATTCTGGAACGCTACGGCCAGCGCCCGATTCCTCATGTCGAGCGGCTGGGGCTGCTAGGGCCGCGCACCATCGCCGCCCACGTCGTGCAGATTACAGCGGATGAGTACTCGATTCTGGAAAAGCGCGGCGTGGGCGTCGTTCACTGCCCGCAGAGCAACATGAAGCTGGCGGCCGGCGTTGCGCCGATTCCGGAGATGCTCGCCGCCGGGCTGGCGATTGGGTTGGGCACGGACGGGGCGGCGTCCAACAACGACCTCGATATGTTTGAGGAAATGGACACAGCAGCCAAGCTGCACAAAGTCGTCCGCCGCGATCCCGCGGTCGTTCCGGCGCAGGCGGCGCTGGAAATGGCGACCATCGGTGGCGCGCGCGCCATTCATATGGCCGACCGGATTGGGTCGTTGGAAGTCGGTAAGCTGGCGGATTTCATCGTGGTGGATGTTTCAAATCCGCGCCAGCTTCCGAACTACAACCTTTACTCGACGCTGGTGTACGCCACCAAAAGCGGCGACGTGGAAACGGTGGTCGTCCACGGTAAGGTACTGATGCGCGATCGGCGCGTGCTGACGCTAGACGAAGCGACGATTCGCCGCGAGACGGCGACATTTCGCGCGCGCATTCTTGAAAGCCTGAGGAAGGGGCGGTAGTCGGGTCGCTCGCGGACTCTGCCGATAACGATAGAAACCATCCCTCTGCTTGCGGTCTTCAGCGGCGACGGCGGCGGTAGAACGGCGGACGACGGCGACGCGCCTCCGCTTCCTGCTGCTTCGCCCGGTTGTACAAGGCCTCTACGTCGGGATGCAGTCGGCCGGGATGCTCTTCCTCAAACAGCGGTTGCAGCCGGCCGTCTGGGTGAATGAACGCCGTCCTGAGCGGTACGGGGCGCTGTGGATGCGCCACCAGCCGACACTCGACGCCGCGTGTCCACGTCACCCATTCCGCCAGCTCGCGCGCGTTGCCGACCGTCGCCGACAGCATCAGTAGGCGCGTCGAAGCCGGCGTGTAAATGATGGACTCCTCCCAGACGACGCCGCGATGCCGGTCGCCAAGGTAGTGTACCTCGTCAAACACCACTAAGTCGGGCGCACCCATCACCCCCTCGCGCGTCATCGCGTCGTACAGACCGTTGCGGTAAATCTCCGTCGTGGCGATTTTGAGCGGCGCGTCGGGGTTGACTCGTCGGTCGCCCGTAATCAGCCCAACGGCGTCGGGGCCGAACTTGCGTCCGAACTCGCGGAACTTGTCGTTGGACAGCGCCTTGAGCGGCGACGTGTACCACGCCGTCCCGCCGCGTTCAAGCGTCCGGCGAATCGCCTGCTCGGCGATCCACGTTTTGCCCGATCCGGTCGGCGCAGCGACGATGACATCCATCCCTTGCTCAGTCACAATCTCCACAGCCGCTAACTGAAACGGGTCCGGGACAAACGGTTGCGGGTCGGGCGTACCAATCCCCTCCAGCAGTTTCTTGAGCGCCATGCGGCGGTGACGCTCAACTTGAAACTCGTGGTAATCGAGATTTGGGCGCGGTCGGCGGCGCTCAAGCTCGCGCAGTTCCTCAATGACCGTCGCCAGCCCAATCGTCAGCAGACTCACCACCTGCTGGGCGGGAATCAACTCACCCGGCTCCAACGACGCCGTCAACAGCCGCAGGATGCGCTCGCGTGCAGCCGTGTCCAGTTCCGGGGCGGCTTCAGCCAACCATTCCCAGACCTGCTCCGGGGACAGCCGGGCGGCCTCATAGAGGCGATGAGCTGTCGCGGTATGTTCCCGCGCTTGTTCAACTACCTGCTTGAGCAACGCAACCCGGTTGCCGGCCGACCGGGCATGCGCGCCCAACACACCTCGTAAGTGCAACGTATCGAGGGTTTCTGCTAGGCGACGCAGTCGCTCTTCCGTCAGTTTGAGCATTGTCTCCAGCCAAGCCGTTTCCGCACAATTGCGACGCCGGATGGTGATACGGCACTATGACCCAAGCAACGTAGGACGTGCAATCCGCACCAAACGACCCTGTCACCCCTAACCGTACGCTTCGGCGACGCCTGTGAGGAGAGAACACCACCATGACGACCGTCCGTTCAGGTTGGGCCGTAGGGCTAGGACTGGGGCTGGCAAGCTTGCTTGCCGCCGGACTGGTCAGCGCAGATGTCAAGTACCGCCTCTACTGCGCCAACGGAAAACTCGAAGTGGACACCCGAACACCGGAGCAGATGCAGCGGGCGCGCGGGCAGGTTTGTCTGTTAGGTGAGTATGATACGCGCGCGCAAGCCGAAGCCGCCGCCGAACGACGTGGTGGGAGCGGCGCTCCGTGTACGTGTCCGTAACCCGTTGCATGTGTGGTGCCGTGCCCAGCGGACGGCGCTACGGCGCGGCTAGCCGTTGCCGCGCCTTTTCCGCTTCCGGCGCGTGTGGGTACTGCTGCACGAGCCGCCGGTAAGCGGCCCCGTCATAGCAATATCGCCTGCGCGCCGGGTCATAGCGAAACTTCACGCCCAGCCGGTGGTAGCGATCCAACGCCGGATCGTTGTCGAAGTAGGCGGCTTCGTCGGCGTTGCCTGAGGCTGTGCGCCGACGGACGCGCGGCTCAGCGCGGCGCTGGATGGCTTCGGCTTCAGCGTCAGCCGTCTCACCAAGCAGCAATAACACAGCCGGCGTTTGCGACGACCGCCGAAACAACATCTCGAACAACCGACACAACCGAAGCCGTTCGTAGCCGCCGGTTTCAGCGCGGGCCAGCGCCAGCAGGCGGGCGTCATCGCCGCGCCGGTCGGCGCGAACCACTGCCCGCTGGTCAAGCCAACCGCGCGTGCGCCGCGTGACGGCGACAAACAAGTAGGTTCGTCCGTCAACCACCCGTGGACGGCCGACAACGTACACCCGCCGCCCCACACGCAATCGCTGTTTGAGGTCGCCGTCGGGCCTTGGCACAGTGCGCAGCGCCGCCAACCCAGCGTCGGCGACAAACGCCGCCCGCGCGCTAGCGCGCACCGTCCAACTTGGCTTTTCTTCAGGCGGTTCGTCGGATGGGTCCTCCTGCGCCAAGGTTGCGCCGCCGCACAGCGCAAGCAACACAACAAGCAGCCACGTCGCAAGGCACCGCCAAGCAGCAACATAAGCAGACAAGGCCCGATTCCTCACCCTGTCACCTTCACCCTTCGAGGGGCAGCGATTCGGTCACAAGTTCAAGAATAATTTGCCGGAGCGCGTCGGCGTCAGCCGGGACGCGACGCGGCGCGTTGGCGAAGGTCGCCGCAATCCGGCCTTCCGCGCGCGTCAGGCGCGTGTCGCGCTCGGCGTCGGTAAAAAGTTGCCCGGTGTGGTACTGCACAGTGAAATCTGGGTCCTTGAGCGCACTGCCCGTCAAAATCGCCACCACGTCCTCCTCTGGGTGGACGACACCCTCGGCGACTAAACGGCGCAGTCCGGCGACCGTCGCGGCGCTGGCCGGCTCGCAACCAATACCGTCGCGGCCAATGACAGCTTTGGCGTCGGCAATATCCTGCTCGGAGGCCGTTGTGCAGACGCCATCCGTCCAGTCCAACGCCCGCACTGCTTTCAACCACGACACTGGACTGCCGATTTGAATCGCCGTCGCCAGTGTCTTGGGTTTCGTGACCGGCGTCAGGTTGCCCACACGTCCTGCCGCGTACCACTGCGCCAGCGGCGCTGCGCCTTCCGCCTGCACGACCGTCAGCCGAGGCATCCGCGCAATCAAGCCCAAGTCATGAAGCTCCTTGAAGCCCTTGCCTAGCGCCGAAATATTACCCAGATTGCCGCCCGGTACGACCACGCGGTCGGGGACGCGCCACCGCCGCTGCTGCAACAGCTCAAACGCGATGGTTTTCTGACCTTCCAGCCGGAACGGATTGACCGAATTGAGCAAGTACAGCGGCGTCGTCCGGGACAGCTCGCGCACCAACCGCATGGCGTCGTCGAAGTCACCCTCAATCTGTAGCGTCACAGCGCCGTAGTCGAGGCTCTGCGCCAGCTTGCCGTAGGCGATCCGTCCGCCTGGAATGAAGACGATGCCGCGCATCCCGGCCCGCGCCGCGTAAGCCGCCAGCGACGCCGACGTGTTGCCCGTACTGGCGCAGGCCACCGCCCGCGCACCCAGCCGTCGCGCCTGCGCTATACCGGTCGTCATCCCGTTGTCCTTGAACGAACCGGTCGGATTCATCCCCTGATGTTTGACTGTCAGCCGCTGGAGGCCGGCGTAGCGCGCGCTGCGGGGCGCGTCCCACAGCGGCGTATTACCCTCGCCAAGCGTAACGACTTGGCTTGGAGAAGTCGCAAAGGGAAGAAGCTCGCGGAAGCGCCAGACGCCACTGATGTCGTGCGGATGGTAGGAAGCGCGTCGCGCGTCAAAGATCGAGAGCACATCCATCAGGGCCGCTCGCCGCCACTCGTACTGCACATCCAGCAGGCCGCCGCAGCGTTCACAGGTGTACACCTGCTCACCTGCGTCATACGTGGCGTGGCAGGTCGGCTCAATGCACTGCAGATAGGCGACAGCGCGCGGAAAGGCTTCCATAGCTATGGCGTATCAGGCGGACGCGCGGCGATAAGACAGACGCTCCACTGTTTTTGGCAATACCTCAATAACCCGCGCGATGTCGTCCGCCGTCGTTTCACAGCTTAGGCTGACGCGAATTGAGCCGCGTACACGGTTGGGAGGCAACCCCATCGCGCGCAGGACATGGCTGGGTTCGGTCGAGCCGGATGAGCAGGCCGACCCGGTCGAGACGGCGATGCCCGCTAAGTCCAGCGCAATGACGAGTCGGTTGGCGTCAAGACCATCGAAGGCTAAGTTGGTAATGTGCGGCAGGCGGGGCGAGGCGACGCCGTTCACCACCATGTTTGGAATCCGCTTCTGAAGCTCGCGTTCGAGTTCGTCTCGCAGGGCGCGAACGGCGTCCATGTGGTCAAGCCGTTCGGCGGCAAGTTGGGCGGCGCGACCCAGCGCGACAATATTGGCGACGGCTTCCGTCCCGGCGCGGCGGTCGCGTTCCTGATGGCCGCCAAGCTGTTGCGCTGCGAGCCGGACGTGTTTGGCGACGTAGAGCGCGCCGACGCCCTTTGGGGCATGCATTTTGTGGCCGGAAATTGAAAGCAAATCCACCCGCAGTTCGTGAACATTGACAGGGATTTTGCCGACCGCCTGTACGGCGTCCGTGTGGAGAAAAATCACTTGGCCGCGCCGGCGGCGTTCAGCGACCAGCGCGCCGATGTCAGCGACGGGCTGAAGCGTTCCGACTTCATTGTTGGCCAGCATAACGGTGACAAGCAGTGTGTCGTCCGTAAGCGCGGCGGCAACGTCATCCGGCGTAACGCGCCCGGCCGCGCCGACCGGCAGATAGGTGACGCGCCACCCAGCCGCCTCAAGCGCGCGGCAGGGTGCAAGGACGGCTGGGTGCTCAAAGGCGGTCGTGATGATATGGCGGCGGCGGTCGGACCCATACGCGCCGACGACGCCCTGAATAGCAAGGTTGTTTGCCTCCGTCCCGCCGCTCAGAAACGTGATTTCAGACGGCTCCGCCCCAATTAGGGCCGC
Above is a genomic segment from Chloracidobacterium sp. containing:
- a CDS encoding FAD-dependent oxidoreductase, which produces MTATAVATTTGGRPRVVICGGGLAGLAAAKTLVDNGFEIELLEQRPILGGKVSAWKDADGDWIETGLHVFFGAYVEIYELMKELGIYNRILWKEHKLTYTLAGGERFSFRTTKLPSPFHLLPAVFENHYFSLPEKLTLGKSLFPMIFGNDQYMAEQDRYTYQEWHRRWGINDRMLKKMFLPMTLSLKFMPPEEISAKVVLDVAGTFLREPHASRMGFLKGSPQEHLTQPLADYITRKGGRIRVNCNVKTLILDERRRIAGVELITGERVTGDYYLTALPIHKLQRVIPSELKEDPFFGNLDQFEGVPVVTVQMWFDRQISFIDNILFCPDGIIPVYADFGNTTPEYFLDQKAEMAQRRSRMEFVVAPARDIIGQSDEEIIGRVWEDVKSCFPNTAPKAKVTKAVVVRIPQSVFATKPGIDRLRPTQKTPVPNLFLAGGYTQQRFYDSMEGAVSSGRRAAAAILEAHRATGALARA
- a CDS encoding amidohydrolase codes for the protein MSLPRLSALVAWLLAAAVTLTVGQTRNLETVDILVRGGTVVTMDAQRRVIPNGFLAVRGERIVAVGEAAEAARYRAKTVIEADGKAVLPGLINAHTHAPMTLFRGLADDLPLQAWLTQFIFPAEAKNVTREMVRAGTRLACLEMIRSGTTCFVDMYYFEGDIAEVTEAAGLRAVLGQTVIDFPVPDALTPQIGVENAERFIQKYKTGHPLITPAVAPHAPYTCAPETLAACRKLADKHGVPLVTHLAEADTETQTILERYGQRPIPHVERLGLLGPRTIAAHVVQITADEYSILEKRGVGVVHCPQSNMKLAAGVAPIPEMLAAGLAIGLGTDGAASNNDLDMFEEMDTAAKLHKVVRRDPAVVPAQAALEMATIGGARAIHMADRIGSLEVGKLADFIVVDVSNPRQLPNYNLYSTLVYATKSGDVETVVVHGKVLMRDRRVLTLDEATIRRETATFRARILESLRKGR
- a CDS encoding DEAD/DEAH box helicase, with translation MLKLTEERLRRLAETLDTLHLRGVLGAHARSAGNRVALLKQVVEQAREHTATAHRLYEAARLSPEQVWEWLAEAAPELDTAARERILRLLTASLEPGELIPAQQVVSLLTIGLATVIEELRELERRRPRPNLDYHEFQVERHRRMALKKLLEGIGTPDPQPFVPDPFQLAAVEIVTEQGMDVIVAAPTGSGKTWIAEQAIRRTLERGGTAWYTSPLKALSNDKFREFGRKFGPDAVGLITGDRRVNPDAPLKIATTEIYRNGLYDAMTREGVMGAPDLVVFDEVHYLGDRHRGVVWEESIIYTPASTRLLMLSATVGNARELAEWVTWTRGVECRLVAHPQRPVPLRTAFIHPDGRLQPLFEEEHPGRLHPDVEALYNRAKQQEAEARRRRPPFYRRRRR
- the thrC gene encoding threonine synthase, whose translation is MEAFPRAVAYLQCIEPTCHATYDAGEQVYTCERCGGLLDVQYEWRRAALMDVLSIFDARRASYHPHDISGVWRFRELLPFATSPSQVVTLGEGNTPLWDAPRSARYAGLQRLTVKHQGMNPTGSFKDNGMTTGIAQARRLGARAVACASTGNTSASLAAYAARAGMRGIVFIPGGRIAYGKLAQSLDYGAVTLQIEGDFDDAMRLVRELSRTTPLYLLNSVNPFRLEGQKTIAFELLQQRRWRVPDRVVVPGGNLGNISALGKGFKELHDLGLIARMPRLTVVQAEGAAPLAQWYAAGRVGNLTPVTKPKTLATAIQIGSPVSWLKAVRALDWTDGVCTTASEQDIADAKAVIGRDGIGCEPASAATVAGLRRLVAEGVVHPEEDVVAILTGSALKDPDFTVQYHTGQLFTDAERDTRLTRAEGRIAATFANAPRRVPADADALRQIILELVTESLPLEG
- a CDS encoding cysteine desulfurase, with amino-acid sequence MSAAPPIYLDNAATTRVLPEVAAALLPYLTEQFGNASSIHAFGQRARAAVEQARRQTAALIGAEPSEITFLSGGTEANNLAIQGVVGAYGSDRRRHIITTAFEHPAVLAPCRALEAAGWRVTYLPVGAAGRVTPDDVAAALTDDTLLVTVMLANNEVGTLQPVADIGALVAERRRRGQVIFLHTDAVQAVGKIPVNVHELRVDLLSISGHKMHAPKGVGALYVAKHVRLAAQQLGGHQERDRRAGTEAVANIVALGRAAQLAAERLDHMDAVRALRDELERELQKRIPNMVVNGVASPRLPHITNLAFDGLDANRLVIALDLAGIAVSTGSACSSGSTEPSHVLRAMGLPPNRVRGSIRVSLSCETTADDIARVIEVLPKTVERLSYRRASA